A region from the Perca fluviatilis chromosome 16, GENO_Pfluv_1.0, whole genome shotgun sequence genome encodes:
- the timm22 gene encoding mitochondrial import inner membrane translocase subunit Tim22: MAASTGAANSAASDLQGPASAGSSMDSPPIQYSMILDHLIGDKRPVKELSPGVMGGLPVPFKSDEQKMIERGMESCAFKSVLACVGGFVLGGAFGVFTAGIDTNVGFDPKDPLKTPTAREVLKDMGQRGMSYAKNFAIVGAMFSCTECIIESHRGKSDWKNAVYSGCVTGGAIGLRAGMKAGVLGCGGFAAFSAAIEYYLR, encoded by the exons ATGGCTGCCTCCACGGGTGCTGCAAACTCTGCTGCCTCCGACTTACAAGGTCCAGCTTCGGCTGGTTCGAGTATGGACAGCCCACCGATTCAATACAGTATGATTCTGGACCATCTTATCGGGGACAAGCGGCCCGTAAAGGAGCTGAGCCCCGGCGTTATGGGGGGGCTGCCGGTGCCTTTTAAAAGCGACGAGCAGAAGATGATCGAGAGGGGAATGGAGAGCTGCGCCTTCAAGTCGGTGCTGGCCTGTGTGGGAG GGTTTGTCCTCGGAGGAGCTTTTGGTGTTTTCACTGCTGGCATCGATACCAATGTTGGCTTCGACCCCAAAGACCCTCTGAAAACTCCAACAGCACGAGAAGTCCTCAAAGACATGGGCCAGAGGGGGATGTCGTACGCCAAGAACTTTGCCATTGTGGGCGCCATGTTCTCCTGCACAGAGTGCATCATAGAATCA CACAGAGGTAAATCTGACTGGAAGAACGCAGTGTACAGCGGTTGTGTTACTGGAGGAGCCATTGGACTTCGTG ctGGTATGAAGGCTGGGGTGCTGGGATGTGGAGGCTTTGCTGCATTCTCAGCTGCCATTGAATATTATTTACGGTGA
- the p2rx5 gene encoding P2X purinoceptor 5 isoform X1 gives MTSSSCIYQLGAWSCGLTRVYRAGGMAGWGGFFVSLLNYKTEKYVIAENRKIGILFRLYQLAVLGYIIGWVFVVRKGYQEREEAIQSSVITKLKGVTLTNSSETGLHLWGAEDYVIPPNGEQVFFVVTNYIETPNQRLGFCAESFKVPNGRCQSHDDCVEGETVIAGHAPPSQESLLSSSGIKTGLCLNSTGTCEIRGWCPVEHSKRPIEPLLSEAENFTIYIKNFIRFPKFEFSKSNVLETSDNSYLKRCSYDRENHLYCPIFRLGDLVSWTGYDFQDMAVKGGSVGIVIEWNCDLDKDSTQCNPQYSFTRLDLNLNSSLTSGYNFRYARYYKDQNGETFRTLYKVYGIRFDIMVNGQAGKFNIVPTIIAIGSGVALLGAGAFACDMILLYMMNTSSFYRERKFEIINFKKDPTKAKDGKTGHRERRSRKPAAEKEAANSNKKPEETEPTAESQLPVDKQGPTIPRNTGQRYSALLSPQGAEPRPHITFASQN, from the exons ATGACAAGTAGCAGTTGTATATATCAGCTGGGAGCCTGGAGCTGCGGTCTCACTCGGGTCTACCGTGCTGGAGGAATGGCAGGCTGGGGAGGCTTCTTCGTGTCTCTCCTCAACTACAAGACAGAGAAATACGTGATCGCCGAAAACAGGAAAATCGGGATATTATTTAGACTCTATCAACTGGCCGTGCTGGGATACATAATCGG GTGGGTGTTTGTGGTGAGGAAAGGTTACCAGGAGAGAGAAGAGGCCATCCAGTCCTCAGTCATCACCAAGCTGAAAGGTGTGACACTGACCAACAGCTCAGAGACAGGGCTTCACCTGTGGGGTGCTGAGGATTATGTCATACCCCCAAAT GGTGAGCAGGTGTTCTTCGTAGTAACAAATTACATTGAGACCCCCAATCAGAGGCTGGGGTTCTGCGCTGAG AGTTTCAAGGTGCCAAATGGACGATGTCAAAGTCATGATGACTGCGTGGAGGGGGAGACTGTCATAGCTGGTCATG CTCCACCCAGCCAAGAATCTTTGCTCTCTTCGTCAGGAATAAAGACCGGCTTGTGTTTAAACAGCACTGGGACCTGTGAGATTCGTGGCTGGTGTCCTGTTGAACACAGCAAGAGACCCAT AGAGCCCTTACTGAGCGAGGCAGAAAACTTCACCATCTACATCAAGAATTTCATCCGGTTTCCAAAGTTTGAATTCTCTAA GTCCAATGTTCTTGAAACATCAGATAACAGCTACCTGAAAAGATGCTCCTACGACAGAGAGAACCACCTGTACTGCCCCATCTTCCGCCTCGGAGATCTGGTCAGCTGGACTGGGTATGACTTCCAGGACATGGCTGTTAAg GGTGGGTCTGTTGGTATTGTTATTGAGTGGAACTGTGACTTGGACAAGGACTCTACACAGTGTAATCCACAGTACAGCTTTACTCGTTTGGACTTAAACTTGAACAGCTCGCTAACATCAGGATACAACTTCAG ATATGCCAGGTATTACAAGGATCAAAATGGCGAGACCTTTCGCACTTTGTATAAGGTGTATGGGATTCGCTTTGATATAATGGTCAATGGCCAG GCTGGGAAATTCAATATTGTACCCACAATAATTGCCATTGGTTCGGGTGTTGCCCTGCTTGGTGCA ggAGCCTTTGCATGCGATATGATACTGCTGTACATGATGAACACAAGCTCCTTCTACCGAGAGAGGAAGTTCGAAATCATCAACTTCAA AAAAGACCCGACCAAAGCCAAGGACGGGAAGACAGGACACCGGGAAAGGAGATCCAGGAAACCAGCTGCAGAGAAAGAGGCCGCCAACTCCAATAAAAAGCCAGAGGAAACTGAACCAACTGCAGAGAGCCAGCTGCCTGTGGACAAACAGGGTCCCACCATTCCACGCAACACAGGACAGCGATACTctgcccttctctctccccaAGGTGCAGA
- the p2rx5 gene encoding P2X purinoceptor 5 isoform X2 has protein sequence MAGWGGFFVSLLNYKTEKYVIAENRKIGILFRLYQLAVLGYIIGWVFVVRKGYQEREEAIQSSVITKLKGVTLTNSSETGLHLWGAEDYVIPPNGEQVFFVVTNYIETPNQRLGFCAESFKVPNGRCQSHDDCVEGETVIAGHGIKTGLCLNSTGTCEIRGWCPVEHSKRPIEPLLSEAENFTIYIKNFIRFPKFEFSKSNVLETSDNSYLKRCSYDRENHLYCPIFRLGDLVSWTGYDFQDMAVKGGSVGIVIEWNCDLDKDSTQCNPQYSFTRLDLNLNSSLTSGYNFRYARYYKDQNGETFRTLYKVYGIRFDIMVNGQAGKFNIVPTIIAIGSGVALLGAGAFACDMILLYMMNTSSFYRERKFEIINFKKDPTKAKDGKTGHRERRSRKPAAEKEAANSNKKPEETEPTAESQLPVDKQGPTIPRNTGQRYSALLSPQGAEPRPHITFASQN, from the exons ATGGCAGGCTGGGGAGGCTTCTTCGTGTCTCTCCTCAACTACAAGACAGAGAAATACGTGATCGCCGAAAACAGGAAAATCGGGATATTATTTAGACTCTATCAACTGGCCGTGCTGGGATACATAATCGG GTGGGTGTTTGTGGTGAGGAAAGGTTACCAGGAGAGAGAAGAGGCCATCCAGTCCTCAGTCATCACCAAGCTGAAAGGTGTGACACTGACCAACAGCTCAGAGACAGGGCTTCACCTGTGGGGTGCTGAGGATTATGTCATACCCCCAAAT GGTGAGCAGGTGTTCTTCGTAGTAACAAATTACATTGAGACCCCCAATCAGAGGCTGGGGTTCTGCGCTGAG AGTTTCAAGGTGCCAAATGGACGATGTCAAAGTCATGATGACTGCGTGGAGGGGGAGACTGTCATAGCTGGTCATG GAATAAAGACCGGCTTGTGTTTAAACAGCACTGGGACCTGTGAGATTCGTGGCTGGTGTCCTGTTGAACACAGCAAGAGACCCAT AGAGCCCTTACTGAGCGAGGCAGAAAACTTCACCATCTACATCAAGAATTTCATCCGGTTTCCAAAGTTTGAATTCTCTAA GTCCAATGTTCTTGAAACATCAGATAACAGCTACCTGAAAAGATGCTCCTACGACAGAGAGAACCACCTGTACTGCCCCATCTTCCGCCTCGGAGATCTGGTCAGCTGGACTGGGTATGACTTCCAGGACATGGCTGTTAAg GGTGGGTCTGTTGGTATTGTTATTGAGTGGAACTGTGACTTGGACAAGGACTCTACACAGTGTAATCCACAGTACAGCTTTACTCGTTTGGACTTAAACTTGAACAGCTCGCTAACATCAGGATACAACTTCAG ATATGCCAGGTATTACAAGGATCAAAATGGCGAGACCTTTCGCACTTTGTATAAGGTGTATGGGATTCGCTTTGATATAATGGTCAATGGCCAG GCTGGGAAATTCAATATTGTACCCACAATAATTGCCATTGGTTCGGGTGTTGCCCTGCTTGGTGCA ggAGCCTTTGCATGCGATATGATACTGCTGTACATGATGAACACAAGCTCCTTCTACCGAGAGAGGAAGTTCGAAATCATCAACTTCAA AAAAGACCCGACCAAAGCCAAGGACGGGAAGACAGGACACCGGGAAAGGAGATCCAGGAAACCAGCTGCAGAGAAAGAGGCCGCCAACTCCAATAAAAAGCCAGAGGAAACTGAACCAACTGCAGAGAGCCAGCTGCCTGTGGACAAACAGGGTCCCACCATTCCACGCAACACAGGACAGCGATACTctgcccttctctctccccaAGGTGCAGA